A section of the Malus sylvestris chromosome 17, drMalSylv7.2, whole genome shotgun sequence genome encodes:
- the LOC126610847 gene encoding ABC transporter G family member 44-like, translating to MGPVFPYSILATIPRPVHCLLMETTLVISAQPLYNAVRFLLATVVALMLWSMFWNLGSKTKRQQDLFNEMGSLYAAVLFLGIQNAVLHILRHDDCGCDAKPSYCCDCFLCILFNVEPLSRIHHPTAGGLDLVWIDCITVWRSERSAR from the exons ATGGGACCTGTATTTCCCTACTCAATACTCGCAACCATTCCTCGTCCAGTCCATTGCTTGCTTATGGAAACAACATTGGTCATATCGGCGCAACCTTTATACAATGCAGTGAGATTTCTCTTGGCAACTGTCGTAGCATTGATGTTGTGGTCAATGTTCTGGAACCTCGGCTCCAAAAC AAAAAGGCAACAAGATTTGTTCAATGAAATGGGTTCTCTGTATGCTGCCGTTCTCTTCCTCGGGATACAAAATGCTGTACTTCACATTTTACGGCATGATGACTGTGGCTGTGACGCCAAACCATCATATTGCTGCGATTGTTTCCTCTGCATTTTATTCAACGTGGAACCTCTTTCCAGGATTCATCATCCCACAGCCGGTGGCTTGGACCTTGTATGGATTGATTGCATCACAGTTTGGAGATCTGAACGAAGTGCTCGGTAA
- the LOC126610846 gene encoding uncharacterized protein LOC126610846, with amino-acid sequence MMKFACLVVVVWSVYGLLFSLGLTYSEQSEPGFEFTNGRSGSPVTYSYDRIDEVKKECRFVLSSASELKAEDNRIYSIKTELFFVNGDWRQEVGDAPIIPFDDREFEMSLVEDINRTSSNLVSFWVMDVDRAHRSKKSVSVSGVMVLGITKGGSFADYRYEGNPKFQIWPGHSQLTVSFQGIYTESKKNGGERVMCLLGSTMLPSRETDSANPWEWLKASDENYDQPPLSEDDQILLILHYPATFSLTNRVIQGELRSLNSKSNSKYFDTVHISSQLGKSATYEFGAEKIVSRACDPYPSNDNLIYGGISIYKGPSFCEILQEVTREQAFTVLPNWRCNFPGDFCSKLGPFVADKEIRASNGSFKGVKIFMQDIKCEQKNAAGNASSATVSAVFRAVSPLENEYTAAKRSGLNNMTVAAEGIWKSTSGQLCMAGCLGLADVQGGQCNSRICLYIPVSFSIKQRSIIYGSLSSINNSGALYFPLSFEKLVQPTELWNYFRTSSPNYRYTKLDSAAIILEKNEAFSVGTVIKKSLLNFPKLEDTESFQVSLSLLSEDLTLHESAFLDPIRDLHSPRIDIQMEILSVGPLFGRFWSPQNSSTAEEETPYHTKAEYTEKQLLMNISAQLTITGKGFSNFSVLFLEGLYDPHVGKMYLVGCRDVRASWKILYESMDLEAGLDCLIEVVVSYPPTTSLWLGNPTASISVASQRNEDDPLFFSTVKLRTLPIMYRKQRESILSRRGIEGILRILTLSLAISGILSQLFYIRHNVDTVPYMSLVMLGIQAIGYSIPLVTDAEALFKRISSDSNATSSYDLENNQWFHILDYTVKFLVMVSLLLTLRLCQKVWKSRIRLLTQTPLEPHRVPSDKRVLLTTFAIHFIGYIIVLIIHSMTTSRKYIRTKSYRIARANSHALWEWETELEEYVGLVQDFFLLPQIIGNLVWQMDCKPLRKFYFFAITLVRIFPHIYDYIRAPALNPYFAEDYELVNPTMDFYSKFGDIAIPVTAIILAGIVYAQQRWSYERISQTLTVGQYRLLPLGSRMYERLPSSSMAFEAELVSSVNGNARHEKEKENDDGE; translated from the coding sequence ATGATGAAGTTTGCATGTTTGGTTGTTGTGGTTTGGAGCGTTTATGGGTTGCTGTTTAGTTTGGGGCTCACTTATTCAGAACAATCAGAACCAGGATTCGAATTTACAAATGGAAGAAGTGGAAGCCCTGTTACTTACAGCTATGATCGGATCGATGAAGTGAAGAAAGAATGTCGTTTTGTTCTTTCTTCTGCTTCTGAACTGAAAGCTGAAGATAATCGAATTTATAGCATAAAAACTGAGCTCTTTTTTGTCAATGGGGACTGGAGGCAGGAGGTGGGTGATGCCCCAATTATCCCATTTGATGATAGAGAATTTGAAATGAGCTTGGTGGAGGATATTAATCGTACATCATCGAACTTGGTTTCATTTTGGGTTATGGATGTTGATCGTGCCCATCGATCCAAGAAGTCAGTGAGTGTTAGTGGGGTCATGGTTTTGGGCATTACTAAAGGCGGTAGCTTTGCGGATTATAGGTATGAAGGAaatccaaaatttcaaatatgGCCCGGCCATTCTCAGCTCACAGTTTCCTTCCAAGGGATTTACACTGAATCCAAGAAAAATGGTGGGGAAAGAGTAATGTGTTTGTTGGGGAGTACAATGTTGCCGTCCCGGGAGACTGATTCTGCTAATCCCTGGGAGTGGTTGAAGGCTTCTGATGAAAATTACGACCAACCTCCTCTTTCCGAAGATGATCAGATTCTACTAATTCTTCATTATCCAGCGACTTTCTCATTGACAAATAGGGTTATCCAAGGAGAATTAAGAAGCTTAAATTCAAAGTCAAACTCAAAGTACTTTGATACggttcacatttcatcacagtTGGGAAAGTCCGCAACGTATGAGTTTGGAGCTGAAAAGATCGTGTCAAGAGCATGTGATCCGTACCCTTCTAATGATAACTTGATATATGGTGGCATTAGCATTTACAAAGGTCCTTCGTTTTGTGAAATCCTCCAAGAAGTTACACGGGAACAAGCTTTCACTGTCTTGCCAAACTGGAGATGTAATTTCCCGGGTGATTTTTGCAGCAAGCTGGGTCCATTTGTGGCAGATAAAGAGATTAGGGCATCAAATGGAAGCTTTAAAGGTGTTAAAATTTTTATGCAGGATATCAAGTGTGAACAAAAAAATGCCGCAGGAAATGCCAGTTCAGCAACGGTTTCAGCTGTGTTTAGAGCTGTTTCCCCGCTAGAGAATGAGTATACTGCGGCAAAGAGATCTGGGCTTAACAACATGACTGTTGCAGCGGAAGGAATATGGAAGTCTACCAGTGGGCAGCTTTGCATGGCTGGTTGCCTTGGACTTGCTGATGTTCAAGGAGGTCAATGCAATAGTCGAATCTGCCTGTACATACCAGTCTCTTTTTCCATAAAGCAACGAAGCATTATTTATGGAAGTTTATCCAGCATCAATAACAGTGGTGCATTGTATTTTCCTCTCTCCTTTGAAAAGCTAGTGCAACCTACAGAGCTGTGGAATTACTTCAGAACCTCCAGTCCAAACTACAGGTACACAAAACTTGATTCAGCTGCTATTATCTTGGAAAAAAATGAGGCCTTTAGTGTTGGAACTGTCATAAAAAAATCACTGCTGAATTTTCCCAAACTGGAAGATACAGAATCTTTTCAAGTCAGTCTTTCTCTTCTCTCGGAAGACCTAACCCTTCACGAGTCTGCATTTCTCGATCCAATCCGAGATCTTCACTCTCCAAGAATAGATATTCAGATGGAGATTCTGTCAGTCGGTCCCTTGTTTGGGCGCTTTTGGTCTCCACAAAACAGTTCAACTGCAGAAGAGGAGACTCCTTACCACACGAAGGCTGAATACACTGAAAAGCAGCTCCTTATGAATATATCTGCACAACTCACCATCACTGGGAAAGGTTTCAGCAATTTTTCAGTTCTCTTTCTGGAGGGTCTTTATGACCCACATGTGGGAAAGATGTATCTAGTTGGCTGCAGGGATGTTCGAGCCTCGTGGAAGATCTTGTATGAGAGCATGGATCTTGAGGCTGGACTTGATTGTTTAATTGAGGTGGTTGTGTCGTATCCTCCCACTACATCTCTATGGTTAGGCAATCCAACAGCAAGTATTTCCGTAGCCAGTCAAAGGAATGAAGATGACCCCCTTTTCTTTAGTACAGTCAAGCTCAGAACTCTTCCAATTATGTACAGAAAACAGCGGGAAAGCATCCTCTCTCGTCGGGGTATTGAGGGAATCCTCCGGATTTTGACTCTTTCCCTGGCAATTTCTGGCATTTTAAGCCAACTGTTTTACATCAGGCATAATGTGGATACTGTTCCTTACATGTCTCTGGTCATGCTAGGTATCCAAGCCATTGGGTACAGCATTCCTCTGGTCACTGATGCTGAAGCGCTCTTCAAGAGGATATCTTCGGACTCCAATGCAACATCTTCGTATGACCTTGAGAACAATCAGTGGTTCCATATACTTGATTACACGGTAAAGTTTCTGGTGATGGTTTCACTTTTACTCACTTTAAGGCTTTGTCAGAAGGTGTGGAAATCTCGAATCAGATTACTTACGCAAACTCCTCTTGAGCCACATCGTGTACCTAGTGATAAACGGGTGCTTCTGACTACCTTTGCAATACATTTTATTGGCTATATCATTGTTTTAATCATTCATAGTATGACaactagcagaaaatatattCGGACAAAAAGCTATAGAATAGCTAGAGCAAATTCTCATGCACTGTGGGAGTGGGAAACTGAGCTAGAGGAGTATGTCGGTCTTGTTCAAGATTTTTTCCTTCTCCCACAAATCATTGGCAACCTTGTGTGGCAGATGGATTGCAAACCGCTCAGAAAGTTCTATTTCTTTGCAATCACATTGGTCAGAATCTTCCCTCACATTTATGATTATATTAGAGCTCCTGCTCTCAATCCTTACTTTGCAGAGGACTACGAGCTTGTCAACCCGACTATGGATTTTTACTCCAAGTTTGGGGATATTGCCATACCGGTTACAGCAATCATCCTTGCAGGTATAGTCTATGCTCAGCAGAGGTGGAGTTACGAGAGGATCAGCCAGACTCTTACTGTGGGGCAATATAGGCTTCTTCCTTTGGGTTCGAGAATGTATGAGAGGTTGCCTTCAAGTTCCATGGCATTTGAAGCTGAGCTTGTTTCGAGTGTCAATGGTAATGCTAGACacgagaaagagaaagagaatgaTGATGGTGAGTAG